Proteins encoded by one window of Scatophagus argus isolate fScaArg1 chromosome 8, fScaArg1.pri, whole genome shotgun sequence:
- the wdr46 gene encoding WD repeat-containing protein 46 → MAAPGEANVKNSHVEKKKKPPARYWQEPQGEGKDENKVGKDEEQTEKTLQQTGGKTQKAKKRKQEEHERDEKKFISGKSDPFPGPAPIPKDRLEKFKRKTKTKKPPRQHYKLRDLITRSDESSEIAQKQAAQFDLLLPEEAGFLEGDEDEDTCTISQEDIAEAVDITSGAKYFNLKLSQFGPYRVDYTKTGRHLVLGGRRGHVACIDWQSKQLMCEINVMETVNDVKWLHSEAMYAVAQKKWLYIYDSNGIELHCIRKFNDVLRMQFLPYHFLLATASATGFLQYLDVSVGKEVAAICTKTGRLDVMCQNPHNAIIHLGHHNGTVTLWSPNQKEALIKMLCHQGSVRSVTVDKTGTYMVTSGMDKKLKVYDIRAFKPLKSYFIPAGASCLSLSQRGLLSAATGDIVQVYRDVWTTPVTKPYMAHRVRGTVWGLNFCPFEDVLGVGHGDGFTSMLVPGAGEPNFDGLDANPYRSAKQRQEWEVKALLEKIQPELISLDPTELGQVDHATFEQRHKDRVQALGYDPLAREKFVPKYKKKGRSSAGSVEKRKKQVAHEDQRDAIRKTVEDKMKMEKERKEREKKAAVLASQRSALDRFKK, encoded by the exons ATGGCGGCTCCCGGCGAAGCAAATGTGAAGAATTCACAcgtggagaaaaagaagaag CCACCAGCTCGTTACTGGCAGGAGCCACAGGGGGAgggaaaagatgaaaacaaagtggGAAAAGATGAAGAACAGACTGAAAAGACTCTGCAACAGACGGGGGGAAagacacagaaagcaaagaaacGAAAGCAAGAAGAGcatgaaagagatgaaaagaaattcaTATCAGGG AAATCTGACCCTTTTCCTGGACCTGCTCCAATTCCAAAAGACAGACTGGAGAAGTTCAAGAggaaaactaaaactaaaaag CCCCCCCGCCAGCATTACAAACTGAGAGACCTGATCACTCGCTCAGATGAATCTTCAGAGATAGCCCAGAAACAAGCCGCCCAGTttgacctcctcctcccagaGGAAGCAGG GTTTCTAGAGGGTGACGAAGATGAGGACACATGTACGATCTCTCAGGAAGATATTGCAGAAGCTGTGGACATAACATCTGGTGCAAAG TATTTTAATCTGAAACTGTCTCAGTTTGGACCATACCGAGTGGATTACACCAAGACTGGACG TCACTTGGTGCTTGGTGGGAGGAGGGGCCATGTTGCTTGTATAGACTGGCAGTCCAAACAgttaatgtgtgaaataaacGTGATGGAGACTGTGAATGATGTGAA GTGGCTCCATAGTGAAGCCATGTATGCAGTGGCTCAGAAGAAGTGGCTGTATATCTATGACTCTAATGGAATAGAGCTTCACTGCATCCGCAAATTCAACGACGTCCTTCGTATGCAGTTCCTACCCTACCACTTTTTGCTAGCCACGGCG AGTGCTACAGGTTTCCTGCAGTACCTGGATGTGTCTGTGGGAAAGGAGGTGGCAGCCATCTGTACCAAGACTGGCCGACTCGACGTGATGTGCCAGAATCCTCATAATGCCATCATACACCTAGGCCACCACAACGGCACGGTCACGCTTTGGTCGCCCAACCAGAAAGAAGCCCTCATCAAGATGCTCTGTCACCAGGGCAGCGTGCGCTCTGTCACTGTAGACAAGACGGGCAC ATACATGGTGACATCTGGCATGGATAAAAAGCTGAAGGTATATGACATTAGAGCCTTCAAGCCTCTCAAGTCCTACTTCATCCCTGCTGGAGCTTCATGTTTGTCACTGAGTCAGAGGGGGCTTCTGTCTGCAGCCACAGGGGATATTGTTCAG GTCTACAGGGACGTGTGGACCACTCCAGTGACTAAACCATACATGGCTCACAGAGTTCGAGGAACAGTTTGGGGGCTGAACTTCTGTCCCTTTGAGGATGTCCTCGGGGTGGGGCACGGAGATGGTTTCACCAGCATGCTTGTACCAG GTGCGGGAGAGCCTAATTTTGATGGTCTAGATGCAAATCCATACCGCAGTGCAAAGCAGAGGCAGGAGTGGGAGGTTAAAGCCCTGCTGGAGAAGATCCAGCCAGAACTCATCAGCCTTGACCCCACTGAGCTGGGACAGGTTGACCATGCCACATTTGAGCAAAGGCACAAAGACAGGGTCCAAGCTCTG GGTTATGACCCACTAGCCAGGGAAAAATTTGTTCCCAAGTATAAGAAAAAAGGTCGTAGTTCTGCTGGCAGTGTTGAAAAGCGCAAGAAGCAAGTGGCTCATGAGGACCAGAGA GATGCAATCAGAAAAACTGttgaggacaaaatgaaaatggaaaaagagagaaaggagagggagaagaaggcGGCAGTGTTAGCCAGCCAGAGATCTGCTCTGGACAGAttcaaaaaatag